Proteins from one Mycolicibacter virginiensis genomic window:
- a CDS encoding type II toxin-antitoxin system VapC family toxin yields MPLVYFDASAFVKLLTTETGSSLASALWDGCDAALSSRLAYPEVRAALAAAARNHDLTESELAAAERDWEDFWAATRPVELTATIEQHAGRLARAHALRGADAVHLASALAVGDPGLIVAVWDRRLHAGAQAAGCRLAPAQLDR; encoded by the coding sequence GTGCCGCTCGTCTACTTCGACGCCAGCGCCTTCGTCAAACTTCTCACCACCGAGACAGGGAGCTCGCTGGCGTCCGCGCTATGGGACGGCTGCGACGCCGCATTGTCCAGCCGTCTGGCCTACCCCGAAGTCCGCGCCGCACTCGCTGCAGCAGCCCGCAATCACGACCTAACTGAATCCGAGCTCGCCGCTGCCGAGCGTGACTGGGAGGACTTCTGGGCCGCCACCCGCCCAGTCGAACTCACCGCGACAATTGAACAGCACGCCGGCCGCCTCGCCCGCGCCCATGCCTTGCGCGGAGCCGACGCTGTCCATCTGGCCAGCGCGTTGGCAGTCGGCGACCCCGGCCTGATCGTCGCCGTTTGGGACCGACGCCTGCACGCCGGAGCCCAAGCCGCCGGGTGCCGACTCGCCCCCGCCCAACTCGACCGCTAA
- a CDS encoding carboxymuconolactone decarboxylase family protein — MTRTERVPMLDLEQARLRAAECGLPEEMAELSVFRVALHQPSLAVALYGMLEALLFNGVLDARLRELIIMRIGWVTGSVYEWTQHWRIATLLGVASDDLLAVRDWQSSNRLGHAERAVLAATDDVVRDGVIAEENWAACHKAFNGDHAVLVELVGAIANWRLFSILLRSLNIPLESGTDSWPPDGRAPRRDD; from the coding sequence GTGACGAGGACGGAACGCGTACCGATGCTCGACCTTGAGCAGGCCCGGCTGCGGGCTGCCGAGTGTGGGCTGCCCGAAGAGATGGCAGAACTGTCAGTATTTCGCGTGGCACTTCACCAGCCGAGCCTCGCAGTGGCCCTGTACGGAATGCTCGAGGCGCTGCTATTTAACGGTGTGCTCGACGCCCGGCTACGCGAATTGATCATCATGCGCATCGGCTGGGTAACGGGGTCGGTATATGAGTGGACACAGCATTGGCGAATCGCGACGCTGCTCGGTGTGGCTTCGGATGACCTTCTGGCGGTGCGTGACTGGCAAAGTTCCAATCGTCTGGGCCATGCCGAGCGTGCAGTCCTGGCGGCGACCGATGATGTGGTACGTGACGGGGTCATTGCCGAGGAAAACTGGGCCGCGTGCCACAAGGCATTCAATGGCGATCACGCGGTTTTGGTCGAACTTGTCGGAGCGATCGCCAATTGGCGGCTCTTTTCGATCCTGCTTCGATCCTTGAATATTCCGCTTGAGTCGGGTACCGACTCCTGGCCGCCCGATGGGCGAGCCCCTCGACGTGACGATTGA
- a CDS encoding IS481 family transposase: MSKARLVITAVVLEGRPAAEVCARYGISKSWLYELLARYRDEGEAAFEPRSRRPHTCPTAIPPDTIELIVRLRKELTQAGLDAGPATLVWHLKHHHQIRVSTATVARILTREGLITPAPKKRPKASYIRFEAEMPNQTWQSDFTHYRLTDGTDVEILTWLDDHSRYALHCSTHTRITAQIVLATFRQTACEHGHPASTLTDNGMVYTVRFASGRGGRTALEAELARLHIQQKNSRPNHPTTCGKVERFQQTLKKWLRSQPNQPHNVTELQTLIDHFVDEYNNRRPHSSLPHRATPAATYHARPKAIPTVEHHHDNHHRLRHDRIDKHGKLTLRVNAKTAPHRHGPNPRPNPRHPAHQRPRRPHPRRHHRRTTPRTHLDPTRDYQPTGNDRHARWRQKQKQTEP, translated from the coding sequence GTGTCGAAAGCGCGCCTGGTCATCACTGCCGTGGTCCTGGAAGGCCGTCCCGCAGCGGAGGTCTGTGCCCGGTACGGCATCTCGAAGTCGTGGCTCTATGAGCTGCTGGCTCGCTACCGCGACGAAGGCGAGGCCGCGTTCGAACCGCGTTCCCGACGCCCACACACCTGCCCCACGGCGATACCGCCGGACACCATCGAGCTGATCGTGCGCCTGCGTAAGGAACTGACCCAAGCAGGCCTAGACGCCGGGCCGGCAACCCTGGTCTGGCACCTCAAACACCACCATCAGATCCGCGTATCGACGGCGACGGTCGCCCGGATCCTGACCCGCGAAGGCCTCATCACGCCCGCCCCGAAAAAGCGCCCGAAGGCCTCCTACATCCGCTTCGAAGCCGAAATGCCCAACCAAACCTGGCAATCAGACTTCACCCACTATCGCCTCACCGACGGCACCGACGTCGAAATCCTCACCTGGCTCGACGACCACTCCCGCTACGCCCTGCACTGCAGCACCCACACCCGCATCACCGCCCAAATCGTCCTAGCCACCTTCCGCCAAACCGCCTGCGAACACGGCCATCCCGCCTCAACACTGACCGACAACGGCATGGTCTACACCGTTCGATTCGCCAGCGGACGCGGCGGCCGTACTGCACTCGAAGCCGAACTCGCCCGCCTGCACATCCAGCAGAAAAACTCCCGACCCAACCACCCCACCACCTGCGGCAAGGTCGAACGATTCCAGCAGACCCTCAAAAAATGGCTACGCAGCCAACCCAACCAGCCACACAACGTCACCGAACTACAAACCCTCATCGACCACTTCGTCGACGAATACAACAACCGACGCCCCCACAGCTCACTGCCACACCGCGCAACACCAGCAGCGACCTACCACGCCCGCCCCAAAGCCATCCCCACCGTCGAACACCACCACGACAACCACCACCGCCTACGACACGACCGCATCGACAAACACGGCAAACTCACCCTGCGCGTCAACGCCAAAACTGCACCACATCGGCATGGGCCGAACCCTCGCCCAAACCCCCGTCACCCTGCTCATCAGCGACCTCGACGTCCGCATCCTCGACGCCACCACCGGCGAACTACTCCGAGAACTCACCTCGACCCCACCCGCGACTACCAACCAACAGGCAATGACCGCCACGCACGATGGCGCCAAAAACAAAAACAGACCGAACCATAA
- a CDS encoding ATP-binding protein: MVLEGPKACGKTWTARQSSASEVLLDIDPGARDALDADPALILEGATPRLVDEWQIGGTPLWNHVRRAIDDRRSAGQFILTGSSTPADDVTRHSGAGRFARIAMRPMSLYEVGDSTGEISVAGLLAGQHTSCPDPGLGVRDIIDRIAVGGWPSNLGSSVASALQRNIDYLDHAREVDVPSVSGPRRDPERLRRLLMSLARNTATEVKISALARETLGDNETALARTTIYDYLAALERLMLIEDVPAWSTHLRSRATLRQEPKRHFVDPSLAVAALASTPKRLLGELSFGGFLFESLVVRDLRVLSSPLRGTVAHYRDSNGVEVDVVLQIPDGTWGAFEVKLGPGRIDDAAASLLKFASTIDTEKAGEPAVLGVITTATYGYTRKDGIQVIPIAALRP; encoded by the coding sequence GTGGTACTGGAAGGCCCGAAGGCATGCGGGAAAACCTGGACCGCACGCCAATCCTCCGCCAGCGAAGTCCTACTCGACATCGACCCCGGCGCCCGCGACGCGCTCGACGCGGACCCAGCCCTGATCCTCGAGGGCGCGACGCCACGCCTCGTCGACGAATGGCAGATCGGCGGGACCCCGCTGTGGAATCACGTGCGGCGCGCTATCGATGACCGGCGATCAGCCGGACAGTTCATCCTCACCGGCTCATCGACTCCGGCAGACGACGTGACACGGCATAGCGGGGCCGGACGGTTCGCCAGGATCGCGATGCGCCCGATGTCGCTGTACGAGGTCGGCGATTCCACCGGCGAAATCTCTGTGGCCGGCCTCCTGGCCGGACAGCACACATCCTGTCCAGATCCCGGACTGGGAGTACGAGACATCATCGACCGCATCGCAGTCGGCGGCTGGCCCTCCAACCTGGGCAGCTCTGTCGCCAGCGCACTGCAGCGCAATATCGACTACCTGGATCATGCACGCGAAGTCGATGTCCCATCGGTTTCTGGGCCGCGACGTGACCCGGAACGCCTGCGACGATTGCTGATGTCACTGGCGCGGAACACCGCAACCGAGGTGAAGATCTCGGCGCTGGCGCGGGAAACATTGGGCGACAACGAGACAGCACTCGCTCGAACCACTATCTACGATTACCTGGCCGCGCTCGAACGGCTCATGCTCATCGAAGACGTGCCAGCATGGTCAACGCACCTGCGATCCAGGGCGACGCTACGACAAGAACCCAAGCGCCACTTCGTCGATCCTTCCCTTGCGGTCGCCGCACTTGCCAGCACCCCGAAACGGCTACTGGGCGAGCTCAGTTTCGGCGGATTCCTGTTCGAGTCCCTGGTGGTGCGGGACCTGCGGGTACTGTCGTCGCCCCTTCGCGGAACCGTGGCGCACTATCGGGACAGCAACGGCGTCGAGGTTGATGTCGTCCTTCAAATTCCCGATGGGACGTGGGGGGCATTCGAAGTGAAACTCGGCCCCGGCCGAATCGACGACGCGGCCGCGTCCCTGCTGAAGTTCGCTTCCACCATTGATACGGAGAAAGCCGGTGAACCCGCCGTCCTCGGCGTCATCACCACGGCAACCTACGGCTACACCCGCAAAGACGGAATCCAGGTGATACCCATTGCCGCCTTGCGCCCATGA